DNA sequence from the Vicia villosa cultivar HV-30 ecotype Madison, WI linkage group LG3, Vvil1.0, whole genome shotgun sequence genome:
TGAGGCTTCAGCAAAAGTTATTGATACAACTCATCATTAGTTTTCTTTCTCATGAGCAGCATATATGTCAAGAGTGCAACCATAATAAGTATTCTACAATATTGAGGATTAAATCCAAAACACATGTACAAACATGGGGCACAGCCAACTCCTTTTAATTCCCTGATCTCTTGCAGAGTTGCACATTCTATTATGAGATAACTACAATCCATAATATATGAAAAACCACATTGACAATGAAATAACCATTTCTGCATCATTTAATTTCCTTTTCCCTTTTTCATATTTTGCTTATTATCTTTTTCCACCATAAAGATTGAGTGGGGAAGGATTAACTTGCTTATAATTTTCAATAAGCTTTAGTAACCCACCTAAAAGGTTAACCAATTAGAAGAAAGtataaaatagattaaaaataaaaaattgacaaCACAAAGGCTTCTATCAATTTCTTTTTATGCAAAAAGGGTAACCATTACATTCTATCCTGAATTAGAAAGGAACTCGGTTaatttttttagggtgttttaacATTGCAAATATGTACCTACTCTTGACTCTGGTTTTATCACGGAAAGCTCTATGATCTATACAATATATAACATAAAAGAATGATAATAAATTTACATATACTTTTGTATGATACTCAAATAAATGGATGAAAACTGATAGACTTAACTACGGGTCTCctataaaaaatgtatataatcATTGAAAGATCCGAAAGGCTTGAACTTACCAAACATTATCTGGGTCGTCACTGGGGTCGCAAAGAGGAGGTTTAGTTCCTGCCTCGCGGCTTAAATAGCAGCTATTGTCAAAAGGTTTCTGCCATACTGCAATATAcccatcttttttcaaaaacttcCAGCAGAGTCGAGTGGTGAGATTAAGCATCACTGGAGACAACAAAACCCAAAGTTACATTACACTAATCATGGTACAGAAAGCATTCCTTAGTAATAATGAGTTGGACAAAAACTCCAATAACTTATTGACTGTTGAAGCCAGTTCAAGAGTACAGCACTGAAGAATACTTAAATTCAATAATAACATAGCTAAAAAGCTTCAATAAATTCAATCTAAATGGAAACTTGTTTCAACTATACCTTCCCATTGTTCTTCTAAAGCTTCTTCGTGCTTATAAACCGGTTGGGCAGCCCAAACAAAATACCCTCCTGCTCTTAGCATCCTATTAACTTCAAGCAGCAAGATCCCATCTTCATCACAAGTAAACAAGTTTCACGCGTCATAATTCAAATAACAATCTTGAGAAATCATTATCAATTAATGTAACAGCTCCAACATGCTTTCTCTTATACTCTACTGGTTGATCACAGACCTCTCCATATCAGTTTTCTCCTATTACTACCAAGAACTATTGAACACTATACAAAAGAGAGAAACACATACCATCTCGAGTCCAATTAATTCTACAGCGAGAACAATGTATCAAGTCAAAAGCTTGACTTGGATATAATAAACGTCTAGTTGCAAATGCTGCCGCCATGGCCGGCACCCCTCGCTCAAGAGCAAACTGAATCTGATTCTCATGAACATCCTTGGGAGCTACAGACATAGTGACGACATTCCGTTCTAGTAAGTACGCACCAAAACTAGCTACACCACAACCAACATCAAGAGCAACTCGTATATGCCGACCAAAAGTAATTTCCGGAATCATCTGCAAATATGGATATTCAACATCTATCAACCTACAACTACAAGATACACTGATACTGTCCCCAAAAAAGTGaaaccaaaataataatataatcgaATCTAGAATTAATTTGTATATACTGCAGACTGCAGTTTAAAACATCTTATACAAACATCCAATCTTATTTCACTGTCTTGCAAGCATGTAGTGAAAATGAAAACATTGAAAACTGAATAAATGTCTATTGCGAATGCATTACTAAACTTAATAAAGTAACCTTAGAAATATGATCCAAGTATTCATTTGCCCCGTGTATAAACTGTGTACCACCTCCTGGAAATTTAAACTTATTTTTGTCTCTGGAAATCCAGTTTTGGCCACCTTTATCTTCAACAAGACGAGTATGAGGAACATTACTGAACCATACCTACAGACACCCAACAAAAAAAAGCTAATTTAATATTGTGAATACAAAACAGAATCATAATCCTCCTAATTGAAACTTAAAAAACCCATTTAGCTGAATTGGAAGGAAAAACAATAAAGATGAAATTTTGACCTCATCTCTGCTTTTGGGCCACGGAATTGGAGCACGGTAACCTTTAGGAGCAGGAACCAAACAATTCAACTTTTTCCCTTCCTCAGGACAATGCCGTTCAAATCTCTCTCCTTTCTCCGTGGACGGCAGCTTCTGAATCGCTTCCACATTATCCAAACAAGGTATATACTCACTCATATCACGCGAACACAATCCAAACTTCTTAATCCCAAAATCCCGAACACTCTCAGAGCCCTCACTCTCAACCTGCGTTTCGTTAACCCAATCATCCACCATCCCCGGATCAAATTCCCCAACCTCAAACTCATCCGACATCGTTCCATTCTCATTCACGATCCCGAATTTCTCCACCGAATCCTGTGCCGCGTGTGCCGCCTCCGGCGGTGGCGGTGGTGGTGGTTGTTCCGTTGGGGCTTTTTCTCGAACAGGTTCTGTGCTGTTGTGATCGATGAGTGAAGAAATGTTGAATGATTTGTTGAAGTTAGGGGATATAGAAACCGATTGATCGAGATTGGGATCCGGGTCGGAGTTTTGTGTGAAGAAGATGAGTTGTTGATAGCCATCGGACCAGTGTTTTCCTAAGTAGAAGAAAGTGATGGAAATGAAGAGGAAAAAAGCGATCTTGAGAGCGTGGGTTGTTTTGAGAAAATCGAGATTCATTGGAGATTTCATACTTCAATTCACGGATCTAAGATTAATCGGCATGAATCAAAAAATTTCCGTTCTCTGTACTAGTTCATGAAATCAGCAAGAATAGTGAGTGAGTACTGTATTTTGGATCTTACTGTATTTTGGAGTTAAACTTAAACTAGTTAGTTGCCCAGAGTACTAATTACACTCTGttcttaatttcttttttaagaaagacatataaaaaaaatcaattttgttcTTTGTTTCACTTATACACTATCAATATCAATTTATCAATAGTTTCAACgcactttctttttttcttctaataACTTGTTTCAATATTCAGGTACATATGTATTAATACAATTGCACACAAAAATTGAATCAACCAATACACACGAATCATGTGATGAGCAATAACTATTTTTTTCAACATATAACTAGTCATTAAAATGAAGAATATTCATTAAtaactataaatttaaaaaaaaatcaaatgaattatattaatttaatggctaaattacagttttggtctccCTGTTTTAGGTTTTTTACGATTTTGGtctcctattttctttttaaacagttttggtcacTCATCCCAATTTTGTCTTTGAATAGTGCATAAACAGTACATacccgtacatgaacagtacatgtccgtacatgaacagtaaagacaaaattgggatgggggaccaaaactgtttaaaaagaaaatagggggaccaaaatcgtgaaaaacctaaaacaaggggaccaaaactgtaatttagccaaatttaattttaaaaactaattaatattaTATCTAATTTAAATCAATTCACTCAAATAGGTTGTTTATTTAAAGAAAATTTCTCAACCTATCTCATGGATCTCTTAAACACCacacaaaatttcatttttgccACAGCTTCaatagatgcatctccggaagcatttcatattttgaaaaaatttgattccttccgtagatgtatctacgtaGCGTATAAAACATAGTGAATCTtgtgattttcccaattaattcaGAAAATCACAAGTTCcatccatagatgcatctacgaaacactCTATTGTTAAACTCTATCAAAcattttcgtagatgtatctacggaaaatTTTTCTCAATTtaagattttctcaattaatcaaaCCCCATCAAATCTTCCCGTAGAGATAACTACGGAAAAAAATTtccaattaattgaaaatttgggattttctcaattaatttattatttaattggaGATTTTCTTAattctcaattaattgagaaaatctcaaattaattaagtttgatGACATCTACTTAATAATTAAAACATAGTGAAAGttggattttcccaattaattggaaaaatctcaaattaaGTTAGAAgttaattaattggaaaaatcccaaattaattgggaaaatctcaaattaatttcttaattaactGAAAAAATCACAAGTTCCGTAAATACACCTacggaacactctattttcaaaTCCTATCAAACCTTTCCGTAGATGTAGTAGATGCATCTATgaaaaaaaccaaaatttaaaaaaaaaaaaatgtgtttccggagatgcatctacgaaagcacgAGAGTAATTTTGTCAATTCGGTGATGTGCCAAATGTCTATGTGGTGGGGTGagaaattttctattttaattaattaagttagaATCGTTGGAATAGTTTATAGTtagatattatttaattattatattcacATAATTATTATTTGGTAATTATGTGGacgtatatatttttaattatattaactatTTATCAAATTAAGAGCCTTAATTGATTAAGtggttaaataaaatttaaaaaattaattaaattttaatttagtaattaattagTTGGATATGAACTTTAATATGAGTGGATGACTCATTTCGAAATAatgagaattttgattggttatccTCTATATAAATATATCGTACACAAGCAGTTTATATCTTCTCCCTATCTAAAGAGTGTTCAAGGCATTAGGAGTATCCGTTGAGGAAGATCCACAAGTCAATAAGTATCGGTCACTTGTCTCTACAGTTTTGCATTTCAGGATCACAGTTATCATTGCCAAAAGACTTTTATCTTatagatccaaatatttttgaaatctcTCATATACTAATTTGTCGTAGATCTTGTAATTATATACAtattcacatttatttattctattcaGCACTAAAATATATGGTATAATATGTAAAACATGTATGTGTGATTAATTGTTATTGATTTAATTTCCAACAAGGGGTAACAGAGCAGGTCTTGCATCTCAAGTTTGTTGCGATTTGtaaacttcaatttttttttggatatgcGATTATGAAACATGTAGTTGAACTACATCCGAGCTATCTACAGTATAAGAAAATGATGTCAAACTGACGTGTCTGGCGGTGACCCTCGTATGAGCATAAGTAAACGTAATATGGTATCATATGGTCAAGAGCGACTATGAATGGCTCGACCGCACCACCTCCCGTGTGCGGAACAAAAGAGGATGCACGAGGATGCAAGGGAATTGGGTGATGAATCATCCTTTAAAATGGTTCGGATACAATATTAATAACAAGTGTAACAAATGAATTAAGAACATATTAGGCGTAACTTCAAACCCTGGGATGCAAGGGAATTGGGTGATGAATCATCCTTTAAAATGGTTCAGATACAATATTAGTAACATGTATCGTGCAACACTCTGTCATCTACTTTGTCTTCCAAAGataactctctctctctcaacttCGAGTGCTCGTAGACTAAATAGGTGACCCTCCAATTGTACTCATGCATCACAGTCAAGTCTGTGATGTACAAAAGGTAGACCATATCGATGTATGtagcacttttgtccacaaacatgTACGTGATAACCAAGAACAAGAGATAACATCTCCATGCGCAATTCCAGTGGTACTCAACCTACACATCATCCACAATAATATCCAAATGCACGAGGCATGAGACGTCATCCAAAGTGATGATCATCTCGCCTATAGATAGATGGGAAAATGACGCCTTGAGTTCCACTTCTCTACAAAAGTCGTTTGCATGTCGTGGTTTATGGTCACGTACGTAGAAGGACATAAACTGACAAGACCATAATAGCAAATAACATCACTGAACCAAGCATCAGTGGGTTGTGGTAACTCTAGTATCTACCTGTCGTGGTTAATCATTTTCAAACAGTGAGACTCCTATAAAAAGAAAACATGAGAATCAATATGGATTTAATTAGTTGACAACATtgtattgaaaaagaaaagaaatatacCTATCCATGACAGACATGCCTAGTAGCAGGCTTTGCATAATTATAAAGTAATAAAGTATCAAATGACCGTCTTGGATGACTCTTTAATTAATGGGGCATCCAGATCAAATTCCTCATAAGCTTCAAGGTCTTTAGGGTCAACAGAGGCCCCAGGATCCTCGGGATCTGTTGCATCATGTGCCTGAGAGAGTCGGCTATAAGAACAAGACGGTCAGGGATGCAAAGTAGATGTAGTATCAAACGAGTCATCAAGAACTTGTGGCCTCGTGGTACTTTCTGCGGCCCTTTCACGTCTTACCAACACGGTTTGGGACACACGTCCGAGACTAATCTGACAAATGTTGTCTTTATCCATTGCACCTGCCTTATAAATAGAGACATA
Encoded proteins:
- the LOC131661899 gene encoding probable methyltransferase PMT11, whose protein sequence is MKSPMNLDFLKTTHALKIAFFLFISITFFYLGKHWSDGYQQLIFFTQNSDPDPNLDQSVSISPNFNKSFNISSLIDHNSTEPVREKAPTEQPPPPPPPEAAHAAQDSVEKFGIVNENGTMSDEFEVGEFDPGMVDDWVNETQVESEGSESVRDFGIKKFGLCSRDMSEYIPCLDNVEAIQKLPSTEKGERFERHCPEEGKKLNCLVPAPKGYRAPIPWPKSRDEVWFSNVPHTRLVEDKGGQNWISRDKNKFKFPGGGTQFIHGANEYLDHISKMIPEITFGRHIRVALDVGCGVASFGAYLLERNVVTMSVAPKDVHENQIQFALERGVPAMAAAFATRRLLYPSQAFDLIHCSRCRINWTRDDGILLLEVNRMLRAGGYFVWAAQPVYKHEEALEEQWEVMLNLTTRLCWKFLKKDGYIAVWQKPFDNSCYLSREAGTKPPLCDPSDDPDNVWYTDLKACISELPKNGYEANVTDWPNRLQTPPNRLQSIKLDAFISRKELFKAESKYWNEIIESYVRALRWKKMRLRNVMDMRAGFGGFAAAMIEQKLDSWVMNVVPVSGPNTLPVIYDRGLIGVMHDWCEPFDTYPRTYDFLHAANLLSVEKKRCNVSSIMVEMDRILRPGGHVYIRDTLAIMDELQEIAKAIGWHTSLRDTAEGPHASYRVLVCDKHLLRA